Proteins from a genomic interval of Desulfuromonas thiophila:
- a CDS encoding holo-ACP synthase codes for MALAGLGTDVVAVARFVRLLEQRSAVLERLFTPAERAYALPRRQAAQHLAARFAAKEAFLKALGLGLRDGLTWQDIEVRRDALGAPTLVLAGRAAELFTARGLRFCHLSYSHERDYAIATVILEGP; via the coding sequence ATGGCGCTTGCCGGACTGGGAACCGATGTTGTTGCCGTGGCGCGTTTTGTCCGTCTGCTCGAACAGCGTTCCGCCGTGCTGGAGCGGCTGTTCACACCGGCGGAGCGGGCCTATGCCCTGCCGCGCCGGCAGGCGGCGCAACACTTGGCGGCGCGCTTTGCGGCCAAGGAAGCGTTTCTCAAGGCCTTGGGGCTTGGTCTGCGGGATGGCCTGACGTGGCAAGACATCGAGGTGCGGCGCGATGCTCTGGGGGCGCCGACACTGGTCTTGGCCGGTCGTGCTGCCGAACTATTTACTGCCCGCGGCCTGCGGTTCTGTCACCTGTCCTACAGCCACGAGCGAGATTATGCGATAGCCACGGTTATTCTGGAGGGCCCATGA